The following is a genomic window from Nitrospira sp..
GGCCCGTTCGTCATGAATACGCAGGAGGAAATTCGACAGGCTGCGTCTGATTTCAACAAGGGGCTGTTCGGTCGAGTCACCGCGCCAGAGCCGCTTGCCAGGTAAGCGGCTCGTCCGGGGGCTGCGCTGGCACGAGGAGATTGGCAGCGCAGGGTGCTCGGTCTTCACTGGCGAGATGGGGAGGCACGTGCCCGTTCTGCCACGTGAGGGGTGAATGTGCGATGACGGAGGGCCTGAAACAAACGGGTGCCTCCGTCATCGCGACGTATACGATGACATCGTCTACTTGTCGAAGGTTGACTGTCATTCCATCTCGCGTATAGATTCTTGCACGGAAGATCACGTTTCTTGTGAAAGAATTACCCAAGGAAATACTCTATGCCTACGTTGTTGACTCCACTGCAAGCAGGAGAACTGTCTCTGCCGAACCGCATCGTCATGGCGCCGCTCACACGAGCCAGAGCCGGTGTTACTCACATTCCGAACGACATGATGGTGACCTACTACGGGCAACGGGCCTCTAGTGGATTGATGATGACGGAATGCACCATGGTCGATGCCCATGCCTGCGCCTTTATGGGGGAGGGTGGCATTTACAGCCCCGCGCACGTCGCCGGATGGAAACGTGTCACGGACGCGGTCCATGCCAAGGGCGGCCGCATCGTCATGCAGATCTGGCATCCCGGCCGCGCCGCGCATTCGGCGCTGAACGACGGCGAACAACCGGTGTCCAGCAGCGCCGTCGCGATCCGCAACGAGACCACGCAGACTCCGACGGGCTCCGTGCCGTATGAAGTTCCTCGCGCGCTCCGCACCGAGGAAATTCCCCGGTATGTGGAGATGTTTCGACTCGCCGCGCAGAACGCGCAGCAAGCCGGCTTCGACGGCGTGCAAATTCACAGCGCCCACGGATATTTGATCGATAACTTTCTCCGCGACGGCGTCAATACCCGCATGGATGCCTATGGCGGTTCGATTGCCAATCGTGCTCGCTTTCTGCTGGAGGTAACCGATGCCGCGATCGGCGTCTGGGGGGCTGGGCGTGTCGCCGTGCGGATCTCGCCGCTGGTTCCATTTAACGATATGGTCGATAGCCAGCCTGATGCGCTGGTGACGTATGTGGCGCAAGAGTTGGCCAGACGGGGCATTGCCTTCCTGGAAATCCGACACAGCGATCACGCGTTACCAGAAGAGCAGGCCATCCTGACCGTTGCACGCCGGCATTTTCAGGGCGTGCTGATGAGCAACGGCAGCCACACGCGAACGACGGGGGAATCGACCGTGGCGAGTGGCGCGGCGGATGCAATCGTGTACGGGAGGCCGTACATCGCGAATCCGGATCTAGTCGAACGTTTCGTGAAACAGGCGCCGTTGAACGAGGTCAATTACCAGCGGCTCTATGGAGGGGGCCCCGATGGCTATAGCGATTACCCTTCTCTCGCCATGCACTGAGCCTCGATTAGAACGTCTCTTTTGCCGGTGCTCCTGGCAGGGGAGCGTCCGAAACGATGCGATGACAGAGGCCTCCAATACAATCGGGAGTCTCCGTCATCGCGACTCGCAGGACTACTTCATGTGCTTCGCAAAGAAGGCGAGAATTTTCTCAGGGTGCCGCCCGAAGTAGTTATAGCCGTCCCTGAAGCGGTGGGTCGTATCCTCAACCCAGATCATCTCCTTCTCCTTGCTCCCGAGCATGTCGAACGTCTTCTGTCCGTCTTCCGGGTTCTTGGTCCAGGCGTCGTTCCGCACCTGAAGCGACAAGTTGGGCATGGTGACCTTCGAGGCGTAGGGTTGCCCAGTCATCTCGGCAGCCGGGAAGCCGCCCAGCTTTAGGAGTTCCAGATCGATGAGCTCCTGATACTGCGAAATCTTCAGCAACTCCGAGAACGCCTGAAAGATGGCCGTCATTGAAGGGACCAGCGGACTGAACATGCACGTGACGTTGGTGAAGAGTTCCGGGCGTCTGGCGATGGCCGCGTACTGCGAGATGCCGCCCATGCATTGACTGTAGAGTCCCAGGGTCATCTTGCTGAGCCGCGGATGATTGTCCACATACTGCTTCACGCCCACACAGTCCCGCCACTCCCATTGCCCGATCCCGCAGACGCCATTGTTGGCGGCGCCGCTGTTGCCGTGATTGCGGAAGTCATAGGTGAGCACGTTGTACCCGGCATCGGTCAGATGCTTGTACTGAATGACGAAGTCGATCTCGACCCCTTCGAAGTTGCTCCAGGGCTCGCCGAAGTGTCCGGGGAATCCCGCGCGGCACATGGGCAGCGCGTGATTGAAGATGATGAGCTTGTTGCTCTCGCCGCCCTTGGCCGGGATATACCAGGCTTCCAGCGGCGTGCCGTCGTCCGAGGGGATCGTCAGGTCCCGCCATCCCTTCAAGTCGTAGTCGGCCGGCGTTTTGAAAAGGAAACTGCGCGGCGTTTTGACGATGTTGGCCATCCCCTTGACCTTCGCATAGTCTTCTGGGGAAATGGTCTTGAGCTGCTCCAAGGCCTTGTCCATTCTTTCTTTTGAAATTCTTCCCATCATGGCACCTCCTGTGATGTTAGTAAGAATGATGAGTCCATACGTTCAGTCATTCATGCGTCGCGAGCTGTAGATGCGAGTAGTCTTCCGGAGTATCAATGTCAGTCGTTCCCTGTGGAAAGAGCAGGCCTGCGACGTCTCCAGGGTGAGCGGCTATGATCCGTTTCGCGCCGCCGTCACCGCTCAGCGCCGCCAGTTCAGGAAAGTATTCGCGGCGAAACAAGGCCGGCACTCCTATGGTGCCGCCGTATTCCGAGGCGACAATGCCCTTGCCGGTTGAGCGGGCTGTCCGAACCAGCTCGTTGATGACGGCGGCTGTCACAAATGGCTGATCGCACAGCATCAGTACTACGGCCTTCGTCGTGCCCTCACGGTCGCCTTCTTCGAGGGCTTGCAGCCCGGCCTGGATCGAAGCGCTCATTCCCTTGGCCCACTGTGTATTCATGACTTGTTGCACGGGGAGATCGTCGATCCCGCGTTTGAGTAAATCCGCATGAGCCCCGAGCACAACCGCAATCGGCCGACACATGGAAGCGAGGGCGACCTCCGCCGCGTTGCGTAGAAACGTGTGTCCACCATAGGTCAATAGTTGCTTAGGCTTTCCCATGCGGGTCGAAGCCCCTGCCGCAAGGATGATGACGGCCACCGATGCTGCATCTCGTTCTTCCTGCATACCGGCTGCGCCCTCTGCCGGCTCAGTAGCGCTCTTGGCCACAGGACAGCACCCCGTTGATCGTGCCGGATCGTATCGCCACAGTCTCGACAGGGCTCGGTTCGTGAAGAGCCGACTCTCGGCTTCGTAAGAACCCGCCTAGCCGGCCAGAGAGGACCGCTTGGATCTCGGCTGCAACGGCCAAGGCGATCTCCTCAGGCGTATCGGCTCCGATGTCGAGGCCAACGGGGCCATAAACCCGAGCGAGCAGGTGATCGCTGAGCGATCCGGCGTGTTCCTGAATTTCGTCCAGCAACCTCTGCCTCCGCCGCGTCGGCCCGAGAAGGCCGAGATAGCGCAATGGCGACGGTAAGAGTGTTCTGAGCAGCGCTGAGTCATGGAGCATATTATGCGTCATGATGACGGCCATCGTGCGCGCATCGATCGTCACCTGCTCGGATACCTCGTCCGGCCGGCAGGCAATCAGGGCATCGGCCGAAGGAAACCGCATGCGTGTCGCGTAGCCTGGACGCGGATCGACCAGCGTGACATGCCATCCCAGTTCCTGTGCGATTCGGACGAGCGGGACGGCATCGTGCCCCGCCCCGAAAATCACCAGAGGAACCGGCGGCTGGACAACCTCGATGAACACGTCCGTCCGACCGGCGGCCAGTTCATAGGTGTGTGTGCGCGACGTGCCGCTTGCCAACGCGCATCGGGCGTCACGGACGATCGCCTCGGCAAGATCGCTATCTTCGATGTCATATCTCGCCGGGTGTTGCTCGCGCAGCATCACACGGTCTCCGACGGCCGCCGTTGTTCTGCCTTCGACCGCGAACACGGTTGCTAACACCCCCACCTGCCGGTCTCGCAGGCAGTCGGCGAGAAATGTCATGTGGCCTCGTTCCCCATGATGAGGGAAGGGCTCAATGAGCACATCCACGATCCCGCTGCAGCCGAGGTTAAACTCCAAGACGAGGTCATCGTCAGACATCGAATCGTAGGTGACCACCCGGGCGTCGTTCCCTTGCAGCACCCGCCGGGCTTGATTGACCACGTCGCGTTCCAGGCACCCTCCGCTCACTGAGCCGACGGTGTGACCGTTGGCCGCGATCAGCATCCGCGCACCGGGCCGGCGGTAGGCGGACCCAGTGACCCTGACGACCGTCGCGAGCGCGGCCGGCGTGTTGGTCCGCTCAAGCTCTTGTGACGCATCGATGATGGATTGCAGCTCCTTCATAGTTCCTCCGCAGGCTAGAGTGTCTCCTTACAGGGTCAACGGCAGATGGCGCAGCCGCTTGCCGGTTGCCGCGAAGATGGCGTTACCGATGGATGGGGCCACCGGTGGCACGCCCGGCTCGCCGATCCCGGTCGGCCGTTCAACCGACTTGACGATATGCACCTCGACCTTCGGCATCTCCCTCATCCGCGTCGGTTCGTAGTCGTAGAAATTGTTTTGTTCGACCATGCCCTTGTTGAGGGTGATTTGGTTGCGTAACACCGCCGACAAGGTAAACCCGATGGCACCCTGAATTTGGGCTTCGATCACATCCGGATTGACGGCGATCCCGCAATCGACCGCGGCCACGATGCGGTCGACCGTGATCGTCTTGCCCTTGACCGACACTTCGGCCACCATGGCCACGCGTGTGTTGAACGAGTGGTGGTACGCGAGGCCGCGCCCTCGCCCTTTCGGCAGGGCATGCGTCCATCCGGCTTTTTCGGCGGCGAGTTTCACCACCGCCGCGGCCCGCGGCTGTTGGGCGAGCAAGCCGAGCCGGAAGGCCAGGGGATCTTTCTTCGCGAGATGCGCCAGGTCATCGAGCATCGACTCCATGACGAAGGCGGTATGACTGTGTCCGACGGAGCGCATCCACAGGACCGGCACAGGGGTTGTCACATTGTGCCAGTCGACCGAGAGGGCGTCGATCGCATAGGGTGTATCGGCAATCCCTTCAACGGCGGTAGCGTCTACCCCATCTTTGACGACCATTGGCTCAAAGGCTGTGCCCATAACGATCGATTTGCTGACCGTCGTATGCTGCCACCCGGCGATGTGGCCCTTGGCATCGACCCCAGCTCTGACCTTATGCAAGGCCATGGGCCGATAGAAGCCGCCCTTGATGTCGTCCTCGCGCGTCCACACGAGATGCACCGGCGCGCGACCCTTGATCGCTTTGACGATCCCGGCCAGTTCGATGACCCAGTCGCCGACCGGGCTGCCGGGCTGAGTGAAACTGCCGCGCCGGCCGAAACTGCCGCCGCCGTAGAGTGTGTGGATCTTGATCTGCTCAGGTTTCAATTCAAGAATGGTCGCCAGCGCGGCCTCATCGAAGGTTTTCAACTGACAGCCGGACCACATCTCCGCGCCGTCGCTGCGGAGTTCGAGCGTCGCATTGAG
Proteins encoded in this region:
- a CDS encoding N-ethylmaleimide reductase (MaGe:77308205), with the protein product MPTLLTPLQAGELSLPNRIVMAPLTRARAGVTHIPNDMMVTYYGQRASSGLMMTECTMVDAHACAFMGEGGIYSPAHVAGWKRVTDAVHAKGGRIVMQIWHPGRAAHSALNDGEQPVSSSAVAIRNETTQTPTGSVPYEVPRALRTEEIPRYVEMFRLAAQNAQQAGFDGVQIHSAHGYLIDNFLRDGVNTRMDAYGGSIANRARFLLEVTDAAIGVWGAGRVAVRISPLVPFNDMVDSQPDALVTYVAQELARRGIAFLEIRHSDHALPEEQAILTVARRHFQGVLMSNGSHTRTTGESTVASGAADAIVYGRPYIANPDLVERFVKQAPLNEVNYQRLYGGGPDGYSDYPSLAMH
- a CDS encoding Isoquinoline 1-oxidoreductase beta subunit (MaGe:77308209), producing the protein MHPIHVKKTAAPAPSRREFLIGAAATVGVFVLGTYIPFTKRAFAQEGSGMAKGVYDPNVFLKIGADNTVTLLSKHFDMGQGTPTGLATMVAEELEADWSSMRIEFAPNNAKLYNNLAFGPVMGTGGSTATTEAWEQMRQVGAAARMMFVTAAAEQWQVPAADITVRKGVLRHAASGKTAMFGELADAAMRVPVPTDVPLKAPKDWMLIGTKLPRLDSLDKTTGKAVYALDIRRPGMLTAVVKHPELFGASVASFDSTETMKIDGVVEVVQIPTGVAVLAKDTWSAIRGRNMLKVTWETSQAETRSTADIFAEYRDLAGKPGAQALRRGDATAGLQRAAKTIEAEFTVPYLTHAPMEPLNATLELRSDGAEMWSGCQLKTFDEAALATILELKPEQIKIHTLYGGGSFGRRGSFTQPGSPVGDWVIELAGIVKAIKGRAPVHLVWTREDDIKGGFYRPMALHKVRAGVDAKGHIAGWQHTTVSKSIVMGTAFEPMVVKDGVDATAVEGIADTPYAIDALSVDWHNVTTPVPVLWMRSVGHSHTAFVMESMLDDLAHLAKKDPLAFRLGLLAQQPRAAAVVKLAAEKAGWTHALPKGRGRGLAYHHSFNTRVAMVAEVSVKGKTITVDRIVAAVDCGIAVNPDVIEAQIQGAIGFTLSAVLRNQITLNKGMVEQNNFYDYEPTRMREMPKVEVHIVKSVERPTGIGEPGVPPVAPSIGNAIFAATGKRLRHLPLTL
- a CDS encoding XdhC family protein (MaGe:77308208), producing MKELQSIIDASQELERTNTPAALATVVRVTGSAYRRPGARMLIAANGHTVGSVSGGCLERDVVNQARRVLQGNDARVVTYDSMSDDDLVLEFNLGCSGIVDVLIEPFPHHGERGHMTFLADCLRDRQVGVLATVFAVEGRTTAAVGDRVMLREQHPARYDIEDSDLAEAIVRDARCALASGTSRTHTYELAAGRTDVFIEVVQPPVPLVIFGAGHDAVPLVRIAQELGWHVTLVDPRPGYATRMRFPSADALIACRPDEVSEQVTIDARTMAVIMTHNMLHDSALLRTLLPSPLRYLGLLGPTRRRQRLLDEIQEHAGSLSDHLLARVYGPVGLDIGADTPEEIALAVAAEIQAVLSGRLGGFLRSRESALHEPSPVETVAIRSGTINGVLSCGQERY
- a CDS encoding 4-diphosphocytidyl-2C-methyl-D-erythritol synthase (MaGe:77308207), whose amino-acid sequence is MQEERDAASVAVIILAAGASTRMGKPKQLLTYGGHTFLRNAAEVALASMCRPIAVVLGAHADLLKRGIDDLPVQQVMNTQWAKGMSASIQAGLQALEEGDREGTTKAVVLMLCDQPFVTAAVINELVRTARSTGKGIVASEYGGTIGVPALFRREYFPELAALSGDGGAKRIIAAHPGDVAGLLFPQGTTDIDTPEDYSHLQLATHE
- a CDS encoding Alpha/beta hydrolase (MaGe:77308206), with the translated sequence MMGRISKERMDKALEQLKTISPEDYAKVKGMANIVKTPRSFLFKTPADYDLKGWRDLTIPSDDGTPLEAWYIPAKGGESNKLIIFNHALPMCRAGFPGHFGEPWSNFEGVEIDFVIQYKHLTDAGYNVLTYDFRNHGNSGAANNGVCGIGQWEWRDCVGVKQYVDNHPRLSKMTLGLYSQCMGGISQYAAIARRPELFTNVTCMFSPLVPSMTAIFQAFSELLKISQYQELIDLELLKLGGFPAAEMTGQPYASKVTMPNLSLQVRNDAWTKNPEDGQKTFDMLGSKEKEMIWVEDTTHRFRDGYNYFGRHPEKILAFFAKHMK